The genomic window GTACCGCGAAATGGCCGAATCCGTTACCAACCACGTATGTGACTCTCTCGATGTCGACGTCGACGGCCGAACACATCAGGAACCTCTTCCGGGAAGCTCCGATCCGTCTCTTCTCGATGAGTACATGGACAAGTTCAACTTGCGCTCACCTATCGCCCGTCGAAGTCGCCAGCGACTCGGCGATCGCACACCAGCGGTGCTTGATATCGATGGGGCGAATCCAATTGTCTGTGAATGTGAGGGTGTTACTCGCGCAGAAATTCGAGACGCTATCAGCCGAGTTGGTGCAGACTTGAACGGTGTTAGACTACAGACTCGAGCCTCGATGGGGAACTGTCAAGGAGGGTTTTGTACCCATCGGATGGGTGCTGAATTGTACGACGACCACGGGAGCGGGGCCGCTCGAGACGCTATCGATAATCTCTACCAAGAGCGCTGGAAGGGGCAGCGTCACACTCTCTGGGGCGAACAACTCTCGCAAGCGATGTTGAACCACATGATCCACGCGACCACGATGAACCACGACGCGGATCCAGCCGTCTTCGACGTGGATATCGATTACGGTGCGTACGATGCCCAAAAGGCCGGGCACGTAACGGAGGACGGCCATGGCGATTGAGAGCGACGTTCTCGTCATCGGCGGTGGGCTCGCCGGCGTCACGAGCGCCGTCGCAGCCGCTCGTACCGGCGCCGATGTCCGCCTGCTCTCTCACAAGAAGACGACACTCCGGCAAGCATCTGGGCTCGCTGACGGACTCGGATACATCCCCGGCCGGTCCCGCTCGGACGACCAAAGTGAGTACCTCTCCCAGGAGCGGAAAGACTTCCGGGAACTACGGGCGAGTCGTGACGAGTATCAGGGACCGCTGATCAGACCGTTTGACGGGTTTACCGCCTTGCCCGACGACCATCCCTATTCGGTTCTCGGAGAAGACGCCCTTCGCTCGGGACTGTCGTTATTCGACGATCTCGTCGGCGACACGTATCTGGGCGAACACACGGAGAAGAACGCGCTCGTTCCGACATTCGGCGGGACGATAAAGCCGACGGCTCGATATCCGCGATCGGTAGCTGCGGGGATTGCCAGCGACGAGCGGCCGATGCTCGTCGTGGGGTTCCGGTCGCTCACTGACTTCGACGCCCGCATGGTCGCGGACAACCTCGAAGCTGCCGACGTTCCGTTCGAGGTAACCGGTGCCGAAGTGGAGTTTACCGAACAGTTCCCCGCTGACGCCAAAGTGACCCGTTATGCGAGGGTGCTCGATCACGACGAGCGCATCGGCGGGACACCTGCACGCCAAGCCTTAGTCGACGCCGTCGAGACTTCCGCCAACGATGTAGAACGTATCGGGTTCCCCGCACTTCTCGGCGACGACAACGCTCAGGAGGTTCGCGCCGACCTCGGTGATCGACTGGGTGCAGACGTGTTCGAGATTCCGACGGGGCCACCGAGCCTTCCTGGACTCCGTCTGGAGGACCAATTATATGCAGCACTGGACACCGAAGGGGTGCAGTACGAGACGGGGTGTCCCGTCGTAGATTACGAGACAACAGTCGAGACACCGGGCAAACTCGAGTCCGTACTGGTCGAGCGGAGTGGTCGAAAGATCCCCTATACGGCCGCGACGTTCGTGCTCGCGACCGGCGGGCTCGTCGGGAAGGGGATCGATTCTGACCGTGACCACGTCTACGAGCCGGTATTCGACTGTCACATCCCGCAACCGTCGGATCGGTACGATTGGTTCACTGACGATGCTTTCGGCGATCATCTCTACGCCCGATTTGGAATCGAACACGATACTACGATGCGTCCGCTTGACGCGGACGGTAATCCAGAGTTTACCAACCTATACGCTGCCGGAGCGGTGGTGGGCGGCGCAGATGTCGCCCGCGAGAAATCCGCTAGCGGTGTTTCGCTGGCGACCGGCGTCGTCGCCGGAAGAAAAGCTGCAGCAGCGATTAGTGACTCGAGTGCCGACTTGAAGATGACGAAAATCTAACAATGGCTGACGACACTGATCAGACCGACGATACGACTGCACAGCCCTACGCATTAGATAGCGGATCTGCTGGTGGATCCGCCGATCAGGCAACGCTCACCGACGAGGAATCGGATGTTACCCAGGTGTTTCCGGAAAAAGAGTTGGATCTGCGCGCCGGTGCTGACGACTGCTACAAGTGCACGACGTGTGATGTCTCGTGCCCGGTTGCGGAAGTCGACGAAGAGTTCCCGGGGCCGAAGTTTCAGGGACCCGAGCAGTGGCGGCTTAAGCGAAAGGAAGACGTCGACATCGACGACTCGATCACGTCTTGTTCGAATTGTATGCGGTGTGATTCTGCGTGTCCGTCAAACGTACCGCTCTCGCAAATGCACAACGAGGCACGTGGTGAATACGTTGACGAACAGATGGCGGTGTTCTCGCGGGAGTATATTCGCAATCGAATTCTCTCGAACTACCGTACATCGGCTCGAGTGGCGTCGAAAGTCCCCCATCTGTCCAACTTCATGATGAACTTCAGTCCCGTTCGGTGGCTAATGGAGAAGACACTTGGCGTCACGAAAGAACGGGAGTTTCCAAAGTTCGCCTCAGAAACGTTCCAGGAATGGTGGCAAAACCGCAGT from Halostagnicola kamekurae includes these protein-coding regions:
- the glpB gene encoding glycerol-3-phosphate dehydrogenase subunit GlpB; this encodes MAIESDVLVIGGGLAGVTSAVAAARTGADVRLLSHKKTTLRQASGLADGLGYIPGRSRSDDQSEYLSQERKDFRELRASRDEYQGPLIRPFDGFTALPDDHPYSVLGEDALRSGLSLFDDLVGDTYLGEHTEKNALVPTFGGTIKPTARYPRSVAAGIASDERPMLVVGFRSLTDFDARMVADNLEAADVPFEVTGAEVEFTEQFPADAKVTRYARVLDHDERIGGTPARQALVDAVETSANDVERIGFPALLGDDNAQEVRADLGDRLGADVFEIPTGPPSLPGLRLEDQLYAALDTEGVQYETGCPVVDYETTVETPGKLESVLVERSGRKIPYTAATFVLATGGLVGKGIDSDRDHVYEPVFDCHIPQPSDRYDWFTDDAFGDHLYARFGIEHDTTMRPLDADGNPEFTNLYAAGAVVGGADVAREKSASGVSLATGVVAGRKAAAAISDSSADLKMTKI